Proteins from a single region of Parasedimentitalea psychrophila:
- a CDS encoding transporter substrate-binding domain-containing protein: MTAALSALVFAALPAQADVLDDIKARGTLRVAVKADYKPYGYRDTSGAIIGIEPDLAQDVADKLGVSIEFVPVVSSNRMQFLQQGKVDLLIATMTDKPDRRKVVSIVDPNYYSSGTNIMTPKSFGFTEWEDLRGKPVCGIQGAFYNKKTGRDFGATIVAFKGTAEVYAALKAGNCVAFVYDDSSHVATLEQAEWADYEMPLPTIDDAPWGLAVALGETRFHELMSEMIIGWHKSGRILELETEWGVANTPFAMDMNAKYK; this comes from the coding sequence ATGACCGCGGCTCTGAGCGCGCTTGTCTTTGCGGCCCTGCCTGCACAGGCTGATGTCCTTGATGATATCAAGGCGCGCGGCACTTTGCGCGTGGCCGTCAAAGCCGACTATAAACCATACGGCTATCGCGACACGTCGGGTGCGATCATCGGCATCGAGCCTGATCTGGCTCAGGATGTGGCTGACAAGCTGGGTGTCAGCATCGAATTTGTGCCGGTCGTCAGCTCTAACCGCATGCAGTTCCTGCAGCAGGGCAAAGTTGATCTTTTGATCGCCACCATGACGGACAAACCGGACCGGCGCAAAGTGGTGTCGATTGTTGATCCGAATTACTATTCTTCGGGCACCAACATCATGACCCCCAAAAGCTTTGGGTTCACAGAATGGGAAGACCTGCGTGGCAAACCTGTTTGCGGCATTCAGGGTGCGTTCTACAACAAAAAGACCGGGCGTGATTTTGGCGCCACGATCGTCGCATTCAAAGGTACGGCAGAAGTGTATGCGGCTCTGAAGGCCGGCAATTGTGTGGCATTCGTCTATGATGATTCATCCCACGTGGCGACGCTGGAGCAGGCCGAGTGGGCCGACTACGAAATGCCGCTGCCAACCATCGACGACGCCCCTTGGGGACTGGCCGTTGCACTTGGTGAAACACGGTTCCACGAACTGATGTCTGAGATGATCATCGGTTGGCACAAATCTGGCCGTATCCTTGAACTGGAAACCGAATGGGGCGTCGCCAACACGCCGTTTGCCATGGATATGAACGCCAAATACAAATAG
- a CDS encoding MurR/RpiR family transcriptional regulator, producing MSKYISYGTIFPLRTNQKSTKYDYCDKVDPSGMLKIDQKLTKALSNLPKKLGRAARYALDNPDRIAFDSMRTVATACDVASPTMLRLARALDYENYEAFRYEFQQRFVTQGLGNRAVALRSGAGSQKEDQLPKNIAQAATQNIALTLKQMDLSAVEAFTKSVQDSERTIILGSGSMHWMAALMETTGQMAIPGLRTDHSGSATMVETIASITERDTALVLAYAPYAKETVVAAAYASDKNAKVFAITDKLSSPLVEYADHVFIAPTESPHYYPSVISTVLMIEVLLSATVAASDALDRIKQTELVRNTSGAYF from the coding sequence TTGTCAAAGTATATTTCATATGGTACGATATTCCCGTTGCGAACGAACCAAAAAAGTACGAAGTACGACTATTGCGACAAGGTGGACCCGTCAGGCATGTTAAAAATTGATCAGAAACTGACCAAGGCGCTCTCGAATCTACCAAAAAAACTTGGCCGGGCAGCGCGATATGCGCTCGACAACCCTGACCGGATTGCCTTTGATTCCATGCGCACAGTGGCAACGGCCTGCGATGTGGCATCGCCAACGATGTTGCGCCTAGCCCGGGCGTTGGATTATGAAAACTACGAGGCGTTTCGTTATGAGTTCCAGCAAAGATTTGTAACCCAAGGGCTCGGCAATCGCGCTGTTGCTTTGCGCAGCGGCGCCGGGTCGCAAAAAGAAGACCAGCTGCCCAAAAACATTGCCCAGGCAGCAACGCAGAATATTGCGCTGACGCTCAAGCAGATGGATCTGTCAGCCGTCGAGGCGTTTACCAAAAGTGTTCAAGACTCGGAACGGACGATAATTCTTGGGTCAGGGTCCATGCACTGGATGGCCGCCCTGATGGAAACAACCGGCCAAATGGCCATCCCCGGTCTGCGGACGGATCATTCCGGCAGTGCAACAATGGTTGAAACCATCGCATCTATAACAGAACGCGATACGGCGCTGGTTCTGGCCTATGCACCTTACGCCAAAGAAACGGTCGTGGCCGCAGCCTATGCAAGCGATAAGAACGCTAAGGTATTTGCCATAACGGACAAGCTCAGTTCGCCTTTGGTTGAATACGCGGATCATGTGTTTATCGCCCCAACAGAAAGCCCGCATTATTACCCGTCGGTCATTTCCACGGTCCTGATGATAGAAGTCCTATTGTCAGCCACTGTTGCAGCATCAGATGCGCTTGATCGGATTAAGCAGACTGAACTTGTTCGCAACACGAGCGGCGCATATTTTTAA
- a CDS encoding choline kinase family protein, producing the protein MADENTAPVLKALRKLQAFEAATPQTCTIQRLGGLTNLVYRVEFEGQSVIVRIPGQGTEAYIDRAVEIHNTKVAAKTGIAARVLWADSNTGVMISDCIEGIETMTPALFHSRTGSAARAGLALQQLHQSPTPFKFRFELFAMIDDYLGILSQKQIELPDGYEVVVAESAPIKQLLADRPGTLVPSHCDPLCENFLDDGTRMWIVDYEYSGMNDPLWDLGDLSVEAGLTDAQDIEMLTAYFGAAPSAAQVGRMVIYKAMCDLLWTLWGLIQHADGNPAEDFWVYAINRFGRCRALMMGPGFAGHIAAVRAAD; encoded by the coding sequence ATGGCAGATGAAAACACCGCACCCGTGTTGAAGGCCCTGCGCAAATTGCAGGCGTTTGAGGCTGCCACCCCTCAAACTTGCACAATACAGCGGTTGGGTGGGTTGACCAATCTGGTCTACCGGGTCGAATTTGAAGGCCAAAGCGTGATTGTACGTATTCCCGGACAGGGCACCGAGGCCTACATAGACCGGGCGGTTGAGATCCATAATACCAAAGTTGCCGCAAAGACTGGCATCGCCGCCAGAGTATTGTGGGCCGACAGCAATACCGGTGTCATGATCAGCGATTGCATTGAGGGCATTGAGACGATGACTCCTGCATTGTTTCACAGCCGCACCGGATCTGCGGCACGGGCAGGGCTGGCGTTGCAGCAATTGCACCAGTCTCCGACCCCCTTCAAATTCCGGTTCGAACTGTTTGCAATGATTGATGACTACCTCGGGATCCTGTCCCAAAAACAGATCGAATTACCTGATGGATACGAGGTTGTTGTTGCCGAGTCCGCCCCGATCAAACAGCTGCTGGCGGATAGGCCGGGCACTCTGGTTCCCAGTCATTGTGATCCGCTGTGCGAAAACTTTCTGGACGATGGTACGCGCATGTGGATCGTTGATTACGAGTATTCCGGCATGAATGACCCGCTGTGGGATCTGGGTGATCTGTCGGTCGAGGCGGGACTGACAGACGCGCAGGATATCGAAATGCTGACGGCCTATTTTGGCGCGGCCCCGTCGGCGGCACAAGTTGGACGGATGGTGATCTATAAGGCCATGTGCGATTTGTTGTGGACCCTGTGGGGATTGATTCAGCATGCGGACGGCAATCCGGCCGAGGACTTTTGGGTCTATGCCATCAACCGGTTTGGACGGTGCAGGGCATTGATGATGGGCCCAGGATTTGCTGGCCATATTGCCGCGGTTCGCGCGGCTGACTAA